A genome region from Microbacterium terricola includes the following:
- a CDS encoding ATP-dependent DNA helicase, with amino-acid sequence MLTAAAISAALGQFPPTAEQTAVIEAPLTPALVVAGAGSGKTETMAARVVWLVANGIVGRDEVLGLTFTRKAAGELAERIRARLDRLAEFERRGLLPHLPALHAEGRLALFGEIERGERPGSTRTSALDALVAATGAEPVPADADAMLHRPTVATYNSFADQIVREHAVRIGRDAEAVVLSESAAWLLMRQVIFASDDPRLEERDKALGTIVDAALRIARDGVDNLVSLDDLAAFPDGFRSVLDRPSERKTVTVYADVVTAEREVSGLGLLADLAREYAVQKRRRGVLDFSDQVAGAVEVVRDHPAAAAELRARYRVVLLDEYQDTSVVQTDLLSALFAETAVMAVGDPHQAIYGWRGASAGNLGGFAAAFSPDAPCAQFSLLTSWRNSAQVLTAANAVLAPLAARAPVDVQGLRPRPAAPAGAVELSFDADLDAETERVAEWFHEVRATRARAGRSTTGAVLFRSKKHMVRFGDALGRRGIPHRILGLGGLLSTPEVVDVVAAMRVISDPTAGSALIRLLTGPRWAIGLPDMRELAALARRLARHDAALQPLAPEVVEQIRGSAGDDQGSLIDALDFVARTRPDHGWLSAFTPSAVERLREAGAVFAGLRRAVGIPVPELVRLIELELRLDIELAANDVRGPARIATAQLRAFVDELHGFLAADESGSVANLLAWLDHAEQLDEFAPRTEPPEPDVVQLLTIHGSKGLEWDAVAVVRLVKDELPSAPRDTKGWLGFGVLPYAFRGDASWLPVFAWDAHASPTQQALKSALDAFVEANRGRQLDEDRRLAYVAVTRARDHLLLSGSSWSGTKKPRERSVFAVEIAEALDVELPSDDPGDNPYLGDRRMLTWPIDPLGARRTTVEAAAAAVDAAVGADRAHPDDDLVLLLAERDARHTRTAAVAPTRIAASRYKDFAADYAGTVARIARPLPERPYRQTRLGTLFHAWVEQRSGLVGAAGSLDDALWESDADDASTSSAADAVALQALRDTFERSEWAALQPLEVETEIDFTTTDLDGRPHVIICKLDAVYRRGDRIEIVDWKTGAAPRTDAEKDERMLQLELYREAYHRRHGVPKESIDVVLYYLAADLVLRA; translated from the coding sequence ATGCTGACAGCCGCCGCGATCTCGGCGGCGCTGGGGCAGTTCCCGCCCACCGCAGAGCAGACGGCGGTGATCGAGGCGCCCCTCACGCCGGCGCTCGTCGTGGCGGGCGCGGGCAGCGGCAAGACCGAGACGATGGCGGCGCGCGTGGTGTGGCTGGTGGCCAACGGGATCGTCGGCCGCGACGAGGTCCTGGGTCTGACCTTCACGCGCAAGGCGGCGGGGGAGCTCGCCGAGCGGATCAGGGCACGGCTCGATCGGCTCGCCGAGTTCGAGCGCCGCGGACTGCTGCCGCACCTGCCCGCGCTGCACGCCGAGGGCCGTCTGGCGCTGTTCGGCGAGATCGAACGCGGCGAGCGTCCGGGGTCGACGCGCACGAGCGCGCTGGACGCTCTGGTGGCGGCGACCGGTGCCGAGCCCGTGCCCGCCGACGCCGACGCGATGCTGCATCGGCCGACGGTGGCCACGTACAACAGCTTCGCCGATCAGATCGTGCGCGAGCACGCGGTGCGGATCGGCCGCGACGCCGAGGCGGTGGTGCTCAGCGAGTCGGCCGCCTGGCTCCTCATGCGCCAGGTCATCTTCGCCTCGGACGATCCCCGCCTCGAGGAGCGCGACAAGGCGCTCGGCACGATCGTCGACGCCGCCCTGCGCATCGCCCGCGACGGCGTCGACAACCTCGTCTCGCTGGACGATCTCGCCGCGTTCCCCGACGGCTTCCGCAGCGTCCTCGACCGCCCGTCCGAGCGCAAGACGGTCACGGTCTACGCCGACGTCGTCACCGCCGAGCGCGAGGTCTCCGGGCTCGGCCTGCTTGCCGACCTCGCCCGCGAGTACGCGGTGCAGAAGCGGCGCAGGGGAGTGCTGGACTTCTCCGACCAGGTGGCCGGCGCCGTCGAGGTCGTGCGCGACCACCCGGCGGCAGCCGCCGAGCTGCGGGCACGCTACCGGGTCGTCCTGCTCGACGAGTATCAGGACACCTCCGTCGTGCAGACCGATCTGCTGTCCGCCCTCTTCGCCGAGACGGCCGTGATGGCTGTCGGCGACCCGCACCAGGCGATCTACGGCTGGCGCGGCGCGAGCGCAGGCAACCTGGGCGGATTCGCCGCGGCCTTCTCGCCGGACGCGCCCTGCGCGCAGTTCTCGCTGCTGACGAGCTGGCGCAACAGCGCGCAGGTGCTCACCGCCGCGAATGCGGTGCTCGCACCGCTTGCGGCCAGGGCGCCCGTCGACGTGCAGGGGCTGCGCCCGCGCCCGGCGGCTCCGGCCGGCGCGGTCGAGCTCTCCTTCGACGCCGACCTCGACGCCGAGACCGAGCGGGTGGCCGAGTGGTTCCACGAGGTGAGGGCGACGCGCGCCCGGGCAGGGCGCTCGACGACCGGCGCCGTGCTGTTCCGCAGCAAGAAGCACATGGTCCGCTTCGGCGACGCGCTCGGTCGCCGCGGCATCCCGCACCGCATCCTGGGTCTCGGCGGACTCCTGTCGACACCCGAGGTGGTCGACGTGGTCGCGGCGATGCGGGTGATCAGCGACCCGACGGCCGGCTCCGCGCTGATCCGGCTGCTCACCGGACCCCGCTGGGCCATCGGCTTGCCCGACATGCGCGAGCTCGCGGCGCTCGCCCGGCGCCTCGCCCGGCACGACGCGGCGCTCCAGCCGCTCGCCCCGGAGGTCGTCGAGCAGATCCGCGGCAGCGCGGGCGATGATCAGGGCTCGCTCATCGACGCCCTCGACTTCGTGGCCCGTACCCGGCCCGATCACGGATGGCTCAGCGCCTTCACGCCGAGCGCCGTAGAGCGCCTCCGCGAGGCGGGAGCCGTGTTCGCCGGCCTGCGTCGCGCGGTCGGCATCCCGGTGCCCGAGCTGGTACGGCTCATTGAGCTCGAGCTGCGGCTCGACATCGAACTCGCCGCCAACGACGTGCGCGGACCTGCGCGCATCGCCACGGCGCAGCTGCGCGCCTTCGTGGACGAGCTGCACGGCTTCCTCGCCGCCGACGAGAGCGGGTCCGTCGCCAACCTGCTCGCCTGGCTCGACCACGCCGAGCAGCTCGACGAATTCGCGCCGCGCACCGAGCCGCCCGAGCCCGACGTCGTCCAGCTCCTGACGATCCACGGCTCGAAGGGCCTCGAATGGGATGCGGTGGCCGTGGTCCGTCTGGTCAAGGACGAGCTGCCCAGCGCCCCGCGAGACACGAAGGGGTGGCTCGGATTCGGCGTGCTGCCCTACGCCTTCCGCGGCGACGCCTCCTGGCTGCCCGTGTTCGCCTGGGACGCCCATGCGAGCCCGACCCAGCAGGCGCTCAAGAGCGCGCTGGACGCCTTCGTCGAGGCGAATCGAGGGCGTCAGCTCGACGAGGACCGTCGGCTCGCGTACGTCGCCGTGACCCGGGCCCGCGACCACCTGCTGCTGAGCGGATCGAGCTGGTCGGGCACCAAGAAGCCCAGGGAGCGCAGCGTGTTCGCCGTCGAGATCGCCGAGGCTCTCGACGTCGAGCTGCCCTCCGACGATCCGGGCGATAACCCCTACCTCGGCGACCGCCGCATGCTCACCTGGCCGATCGACCCCCTCGGCGCACGGCGCACCACGGTCGAGGCGGCCGCAGCCGCCGTCGACGCCGCTGTCGGCGCCGACCGTGCTCACCCCGACGATGATCTCGTGCTGCTGCTCGCCGAGCGCGACGCCCGCCACACGCGCACGGCCGCGGTCGCGCCCACTCGCATCGCGGCGTCGCGCTACAAGGACTTCGCCGCCGACTACGCCGGCACCGTCGCCCGCATCGCTCGCCCCCTGCCGGAGCGCCCGTACCGGCAGACGCGGCTGGGCACGCTGTTCCACGCCTGGGTCGAGCAGCGCTCGGGTCTCGTCGGCGCGGCCGGTTCGCTCGACGACGCGCTCTGGGAGTCCGACGCCGATGACGCCTCCACCTCATCGGCCGCCGATGCCGTCGCCCTGCAGGCTCTCCGCGACACCTTCGAGCGCTCGGAGTGGGCCGCTCTGCAGCCCCTCGAGGTCGAGACCGAGATCGACTTCACCACGACCGACCTCGACGGCCGCCCGCACGTGATCATCTGCAAGCTCGACGCGGTGTACCGCCGTGGCGACCGCATCGAGATCGTCGACTGGAAGACCGGCGCCGCCCCGCGCACGGACGCGGAGAAGGACGAGCGGATGCTGCAGCTCGAGCTGTACCGCGAGGCCTACCACCGACGCCACGGCGTGCCGAAGGAGTCGATCGACGTCGTGCTCTACTACCTCGCTGCCGATCTGGTCCTGCGGGCCTGA